In one window of Camelina sativa cultivar DH55 chromosome 15, Cs, whole genome shotgun sequence DNA:
- the LOC104744656 gene encoding uncharacterized protein LOC104744656, with translation MNKQDVMKLQTCVLKVNVHCEGCKHKVKKQLQKIEGVYSVKADVEQGRVTVTGNVDPALLVKKLSKSGKHAEILGGGGGGGGGGGGKGFPNMNGQFANLNMNGNGKPKGGKESNQVKGKAGGGGGGQSHGHGQPMQLTHQQIQQMMMMKAAAAAQGGGNGGGQMKMPPPMAAKDQKKSVKFAEEDDDEFSEDDYDDEDFSEDDYDDDEFDDDEDDHDEMGHGGGGNHMPPNKMMMQNKMPQMNGHHGGGGGPKGPNEIMMMMNGFKGGGGGGGGGGKKGGGGGGGGFEIPVQMMGMSEGKNGKDSKKGGKGEKGKKEGKENKGSGGKTGKTDAKSGASGLLGFFKKGKSGKGDEKKKDAGKKDGGGGNKVKSSGAGGVQHYDSGPKKGGGGSKGGGHGGHDIDELIKQHSKGGGGGGGGNKGNHNNHGAKGIGGPMGQVGPMGPGGPMGMMGPGGPMGMMGPSVPMGPMGQGGAYPAVQGLPMSGGGGYYQAPPQANHQMNQQQYMQMMMNQQQQQQQQQQLQQQQQAAAHGGYGGGDMYHPMMYARPYPAVNYAHPPPMPPPHSDSYTNMFSDENPGGCSVM, from the exons ATGAATAAACAAGATGTTATGAAACTTCAG ACTTGTGTTCTGAAAGTGAACGTACACTGTGAAGGATGTAAGCATAAAGTGAAGAAACAGTTGCAGAAAATTGAAG GCGTCTACTCTGTAAAAGCAGATGTAGAACAAGGGAGAGTGACTGTCACAGGGAACGTTGACCCAGCTCTTCTGGTTAAGAAACTCAGCAAGTCAGGCAAACATGCCGAGATCTTAGGCGGTGGTGGAGGCGggggcggaggaggaggagggaaagGGTTTCCTAATATGAATGGACAATTTGCAAATCTCAACATGAATGGAAACGGTAAGCCAAAAGGTGGAAAAGAGAGTAACCAAGTCAAGGGTAAAGCtggtggcggtggaggaggtCAGAGTCATGGACATGGCCAACCAATGCAATTGACTCATCAACAGATTCAgcaaatgatgatgatgaaagctgctgctgctgctcagGGCGGTGGTAATGGTGGTGGTCAGATGAAGATGCCGCCGCCTATGGCAGCTAAAGATCAGAAGAAGTCAGTTAAGTttgctgaagaagatgatgatgagtttagtGAGGATGACTATGATGATGAGGATTTCAGTgaagatgattatgatgatgatgagttcgatgatgatgaagatgaccATGACGAGATGGGTCATGGAGGAGGAGGTAATCACATGCCTCCTAACAAGATGATGATGCAAAACAAGATGCCTCAGATGAATGGTCATcatggcggtggtggtggaccTAAGGGGCCTAAtgagataatgatgatgatgaatgggtTCAAAGGCGGAggtggcggcggcggaggaggaggaaagaaaGGCggaggcggcggtggtggtgggtTTGAGATTCCGGTGCAAATGATGGGAATGAGTGAGGGTAAAAATGGAAAAGATAGTAAAAAGGGAGGTAAAGGAGAGAAGGGTAAGAAAGAAGGGAAAGAGAATAAAGGAAGTGGGGGCAAAACCGGAAAAACAGATGCCAAAAGTGGTGCTAGTGGCCTTCTAGGGTTTTTCAAAAAGGGTAAAAGTGGTAAaggagatgagaagaagaaggacgcAGGGAAGAAAGATGGGGGTGGGGGTAACAAGGTCAAATCATCTGGAGCAGGAGGAGTTCAACATTATGATAGTGGGCCTAAGAAAGGAGGTGGCGGGTCCAAAGGAGGTGGCCATGGGGGCCATGATATTGATGAGCTTATCAAACAACACAgcaaaggaggaggaggaggaggtggaggtaACAAGGGCAATCATAATAACCACGGTGCCAAAGGGATTGGTGGCCCAATGGGTCAAGTTGGTCCGATGGGTCCAGGTGGTCCGATGGGTATGATGGGTCCAGGTGGTCCTATGGGTATGATGGGTCCAAGTGTTCCGATGGGACCAATGGGACAAGGCGGAGCTTACCCGGCGGTTCAAGGCTTACCGATGAGCGGAGGTGGGGGATATTATCAGGCACCACCTCAGGCAAATCATCAAATGAACCAGCAACAATATATGCAAATGATGATGAAccaacagcagcagcaacaacaacaacaacaactacaacagcaacaacaagcGGCAGCTCATGGAGGCTATGGTGGTGGTGACATGTACCATCCAATGATGTATGCTCGGCCTTACCCTGCAGTCAACTATGCTCACCCGCCTCCGATGCCACCTCCTCACTCGGATTCTTATACTAATATGTTCAGCGATGAGAATCCTGGTGGTTGTAGTGTTATGTGA
- the LOC104744657 gene encoding signal peptidase complex subunit 3A has protein sequence MHTFGYRANALLTFAITALAFICAIASFSDKFSNQNPSAEIQILNINRFKKQSHGNDEVSLTLDISADLQSLFTWNTKQVFVFVAAEYETPKNSLNQVSLWDAIIPAKEDAKFRIQVSNKYRFIDQGQNLRGKEFNLTLHWHVMPKTGKMFADKIVMPGYSLPDAYR, from the exons ATGCATACTTTTGGATACAGAGCTAATGCTCTGCTCACGTTCGCAATCACGGCGCTTGCCTTCATCTGCGCAATCGCGTCTTTCTCTGACAAATTCAGCAACCAAAACCCCTCTGCTGAGATCCAG ATACTTAATATCAATCGGTTTAAGAAGCAATCTCATGGAAACGATGAG GTCAGCTTGACATTGGACATATCAGCAGACTTGCAGTCACTATTTACTTGGAACACCAAACAG GTTTTCGTTTTCGTAGCAGCAGAGTATGAAACCCCGAAGAATTCCCTGAATCAG GTTTCTCTATGGGATGCCATAATCCCTGCCAAGGAAGATGCCAAATTCCGAATTCAAGTCTCAAACAAGTACCGTTTCATCGATCAG GGACAAAATCTTCGTGGAAAAGAATTCAACTTGACACTACACTGGCATGTGATGCCCAAGACTGGCAAGATGTTTGCTGACAAAATAGTCATGCCTGGTTACAGTTTACCAGATGCAtacagatga
- the LOC104748023 gene encoding putative pentatricopeptide repeat-containing protein At3g05240 has translation MKKHYKPILSQLENCRSMIELNQLHGLMIKSSVIKNVIPLSRLIDFCTTSPETMNLSYARSVFEIIDFPSVYIWNSMIRGYSNSSNQDKALIFYEDMLRKGYSPDYFTFPYVLKACSGLKDVQFGSCVHGFVVKNGFEVNMYVSTCLLHMYMCCGEVNCGLRVFEDIPKWNVVAWGSLVSGFVNNDRFSDAIEAFREMESIGVKPNETIMVDRLVACGRCKDIAAGKWFHGLLKELGFDPYCQSRFDFNVILATSLIDMYAKCGDLRTARYLFDGMPERNLVSWNSIITGYSQNGDAEEAMLMLLDMRSAGFVPDKVTFLSMIRASMIQGCSQLGQPVHAYVLKTGFMKDAAIVCAVVNMYAKTGDAESAKQAFEDLEKKDTVAWTIVIIGLASNGHGNEALGMFQRMRDESNATPDGITYIGVLYACSHIGLVEEGRRYFAEMRDLYGIEPTAEHYGCMVDILSRAGCFEEAERLVKTMPIQPNANIWGALLNGCEMHENIDLADRIKSVVAESEELGSGIYVLLSNIYAKAGRWTDVRLVRESMKSKRIAKLLGHSSVEAML, from the coding sequence ATGAAGAAGCACTACAAACCAATCCTCTCCCAATTGGAGAATTGCAGATCCATGATTGAACTGAATCAACTCCATGGCTTAATGATCAAATCCTCAGTTATCAAAAACGTCATTCCTCTAAGCCGACTCATAGACTTCTGCACTACTTCTCCCGAGACTATGAATCTCAGCTACGCGAGATCAGTTTTCGAAATTATCGATTTCCCAAGCGTGTATATATGGAACTCGATGATCAGAGGCTACTCAAACAGTTCAAACCAAGATAAAGCATTGATCTTTTACGAAGATATGCTTCGAAAAGGTTATTCTCCGGATTATTTCACTTTCCCTTATGTGCTTAAGGCTTGTTCTGGGTTAAAGGATGTTCAATTCGGGAGTTGTGTTCATGGGTTTGTTGTGAAAAATGGGTTTGAAGTGAATATGTATGTTTCTACTTGTTTGCTTCATATGTATATGTGTTGTGGAGAAGTGAATTGTGGTTTGAGGGTTTTTGAGGATATCCCAAAGTGGAACGTTGTTGCTTGGGGAAGTTTGGTCTCTGGGTTTGTGAATAATGATAGGTTTAGCGACGCGATTGAAGCGTTTAGGGAGATGGAGAGTATTGGTGTGAAGCCAAATGAGACAATAATGGTGGATCGTTTGGTTGCTTGTGGTAGGTGTAAGGACATTGCGGCTGGGAAATGGTTTCATGGGTTACTTAAAGAATTAGGCTTTGATCCATATTGTCAGtcaagatttgattttaatgtgaTATTGGCTACAAGTCTCATTGATATGTATGCAAAATGTGGAGATCTGAGAACCGCAAGGTATCTGTTCGATGGAATGCCTGAGAGAAACTTGGTTTCTTGGAACTCTATTATCACAGGGTATAGTCAGAACGGTGATGCCGAGGAGGCGATGCTTATGTTATTGGATATGCGTTCTGCAGGTTTCGTTCCAGATAAAGTAACGTTTTTGAGTATGATCAGAGCTTCCATGATTCAAGGGTGTTCACAGTTGGGACAACCGGTTCATGCGTATGTTTTGAAAACTGGCTTTATGAAAGATGCTGCTATAGTTTGTGCAGTTGTGAATATGTATGCTAAAACAGGGGATGCTGAGAGCGCAAAGCAAGCgtttgaagatttggagaagaaagatACAGTAGCTTGGACTATTGTGATCATCGGGTTAGCTAGTAATGGGCATGGGAATGAAGCATTGGGTATGTTCCAGCGTATGCGAGATGAGAGTAATGCTACACCTGATGGAATCACATATATTGGGGTTCTATATGCTTGCAGCCACATAGGTCTGGTCGAAGAAGGACGAAGATACTTTGCGGAAATGAGAGATCTTTACGGCATAGAACCAACTGCTGAACACTATGGATGTATGGTTGATATCTTGAGCCGTGCTGGTTGTtttgaagaagcagagagattgGTAAAGACTATGCCGATACAACCCAATGCTAATATATGGGGTGCATTGTTAAATGGTTGTGAGATGCATGAAAATATAGATCTTGCAGATCGGATAAAATCTGTGGTTGCTGAATCAGAAGAACTCGGTAGCGGAATCTATGttcttctatctaatatttatgCCAAAGCTGGCAGATGGACTGATGTTAGGCTAGTTAGAGAATCCATGAAAAGCAAAAGGATAGCTAAACTGTTAGGTCATAGTTCTGTTGAAGCAATGTTATAA
- the LOC104744658 gene encoding uncharacterized protein LOC104744658, whose translation MAAKEIAGGSGSIDDGPDSDPCPICLGLMRQDSYLDTCFHKFCFSCIKQWIKVVSSKASKQLSSVKCPLCKRDNFSIIHNYDGCSFERHYINRNISDGFVLTKEQRYRLRCYYTESGFVADVFDVARFWKLQKFLYPNRWLEAWLRRELQALMQEEDVDIVLHHLVGVMESFCKRFEQRRKQEARSVETTNQEQFKAVVSEAARPFVMARTDRFVDELELFLASGLNMEAYDGIYKQQLGWNNRREIGAVNEEREEEEHNIRTRVTPYLFISEEDSD comes from the exons ATGGCGGCGAAGGAGATCGCCGGTGGGAGTGGTTCCATCGACGACGGACCCGATAGTGATCCATGTCCTATCTGCCTTGGACTAATGCGCCAAGACTCTTACCTCGATACCTGTTTCC ACAAGTTTTGTTTCAGTTGCATCAAACAATGGATCAAAGTTGTTTCCAGCAAGGCCTCTAAGCAATTATCTTCAGTGAAATGTCCTCTCTGTAAG AGAGATAACTTCTCGATCATCCACAACTACGATGGGTGTTCTTTTGAGCGGCATTATATCAACCGGAATATTTCAGATGG ATTTGTATTGACAAAAGAACAGAGATACAGGTTGAGATGTTACTACACCGAATCAG GTTTCGTGGCTGATGTATTTGATGTTGCACGGTTTTGGAAGCTGCAAAAGTTTCTTTATCCAAACCGTTGGCTTGAAGCCTGGTTGAGGAGAGAGCTCCAAGCCCTAATGCAG GAGGAAGATGTTGATATTGTTCTGCACCATTTGGTCGGTGTGATGGAATCCTTCTGCAAAAG ATTCGAACAGAGACGcaaacaagaagcaagaagcgTAGAGACAACAAACCAAGAACAATTCAAAGCAGTCGTCTCAGAAGCAGCACGTCCATTTGTAATGGCGAGAACAGACCGGTTTGTGGATGAGCTAGAACTCTTCCTAGCATCGGGGCTGAACATGGAGGCCTATGATGGAATCTATAAGCAGCAATTAGGCTGGAACAACCGAAGAGAGATTGGTGCGGTTAATGAAGaacgggaagaagaagaacataacaTAAGAACACGAGTGACTCCTTACTTGTTTATCTCCGAGGAAGACTCAGACTAA
- the LOC104744659 gene encoding glucose and ribitol dehydrogenase homolog 2-like, whose translation MASGFPPQKQETQPGIQHVMEPTPEFSSSNYKPSNKLHGKVALVTGGDSGIGKAVCHCYALEGASVAFTYVKGREDKDADETLRLLHEVKTSEAKEPIMIATDLGFEENCKRVVEEVVNAFGRIDVLVNCAAEQHEVSIEDIDEARLERVFRTNIFSQFFLVKYALKHMKEGSSIINTTSVVAYGGNSSLLEYTSTKGAIVSFTRGLALQLAPKGIRVNGVAPGPVWTPLITASFSDEAIKQFGSETPMKRAAQPVEVAPSYVFLACNHCSSYYTGQVLHPNGGLIVNA comes from the exons ATGGCGAGTGGGTTTCCGCCGCAGAAGCAAGAGACACAACCAGGGATACAACATGTCATGGAGCCAACTCCCGAGTTCTCTAGCTCTAACTACAAACCTTCCAACAAACTTCAT GGAAAAGTAGCACTCGTGACAGGAGGAGACTCGGGGATAGGTAAAGCAGTGTGTCACTGTTATGCGCTTGAAGGAGCGAGCGTGGCTTTCACGTACGTGAAAGGTCGAGAGGACAAAGACGCAGacgaaacgctgcgtttgcttCACGAGGTTAAGACGAGTGAAGCTAAAGAGCCAATCATGATCGCTACTGATTTAGGGTTCGAGGAGAACTGCAAGAGGGTCGTTGAGGAAGTTGTGAACGCCTTTGGACGCATCGACGTGCTTGTGAATTGTGCAGCCGAGCAGCATGAGGTTTCGATTGAAGATATCGATGAGGCCAGGCTTGAGAGAGTGTTTCGTACCAACATCTTCTCGCAGTTTTTCTTGGTCAA GTACGCGTTGAAGCACATGAAGGAAGGGAGCAGTATCATAAATACGACGTCGGTTGTTGCATACGGAGGAAACTCGAGCTTACTAGAGTACACATCTACTAAAGGAGCCATTGTTTCCTTCACACGTGGCTTAGCTCTTCAGCTTGCTCCAAAAGGTATTCGTGTGAACGGAGTGGCTCCTGGTCCGGTCTGGACTCCTCTGATAACCGCATCCTTCTCTGACGAAGCGATCAAGCAGTTTGGATCAGAGACACCAATGAAAAGAGCGGCTCAGCCTGTGGAAGTGGCTCCTTCCTACGTCTTCTTGGCTTGTAACCATTGCTCTTCCTACTATACTGGCCAGGTCCTCCATCCAAACG GTGGTCTTATCGTGAACGCTTGA